A stretch of DNA from Desulfobulbaceae bacterium:
TGGCCTGCTGATCAGTCATCGGGGAGGTGTTGTAAAAACGCTGCTTAATTCGGTTCATTTCTGCCTGCAGCTCATCATTGGTAATGGGGGCCTTGTTAATGGTGGCGGCGTATTTTTCTTTTTCGACTTTGCTACAGCCAGCAGCAAACGCAATAATCTGAATTAAAATGAGAATGTGGGTCAAAACGTGGCGGAGAGGAAGTGCTGTCATGAGTGTGGATCCTTTGGTAAAGTTGTGCTGTGCAGGTTGTTGTTTGCCGAAGTGCAATAGGGCAAATTCTGGCTGGTGTTGGGTTTGGTAGTCGTAATAAAATTGTCCAGGTTGTAACTACACAGGTTAACGGTAATCAGTTATCGGTTTACGGTTAAAAGAATCATGATTAGTCATAAATCATCGCATGATACTCAATGTCAGTGTGTCCTCATCCATTGGCAGGACCCAATCACCGTCAACCGTCAACCGTAAACCGACAAGCTGAGCAGTTCCCCAGGTTTAACCTTTTTAGCCAACCAACAACTGATTGCAGTGCTAGGAGCTGGCAGGAGCTACTGTCGTGCCACTGGTAACGGAACTTATATATCTAACAAGATCAATCATCCGTTTGCAATAGGAAGATTCATTATCGTGCCAGATCATGATCTGAATGATGTCGTCCTGCACTATGATACTGCCGGCGTCAAGGACCGATGATGGCTGGCTGTCTTTGAAATCGATACTGACCAGGGGGTGGTCGCAGACGGCTATAATACCGTGAAACAGTTCCTTAGCCGCTTTGGTAAAGGCGGCGACAACCTCTGTTTTCGTGACCTTGCGACCGACTTTGGCGGTAAGGTAGGCGAGATGAACTTCGGGTGTGGGCACTCGGATGGCAAGGGCATCGAAGCGCCCTGTCAGTTCGGGAATAACTTTTGGCATCTGTTCACTGGCGCTGGTGGTGGTTGGGATGATGTTGAGTCCTGCCGCCCGCATGCGGCGGAGATCATGGCCACCGCCATCTAGCAGTGGTTGGTTGATGGTGTAGGAGTGCAGGAAGGTAGCCAGGCTCGAGAGAATGGTGAACTCGTCGTTAAGTACTTTGGTCGCCGGAGCCAGACAATTAGTGGTGCAACTGCTGCCGCTGATAATATGGTGCAGGTCTGGCTGGTAGAGGGTGTGATTGACACCAAAACACAAGGTGATGTCGGGATTGTCGGCGGCGGCAGTGATCAGGACCTTGGTTGCTCCTGACTGACGGTGAAGCCCTGCCTTGCCTTGGGTCAGGCTGCCGCTGGCCTCAATCACCAGATCAATTCCTAGTTGGCTCCAGGGAAGGCGGGTGGGGTCTGGCTGATTGAGAAATGGTATCGTGTGCCCGCCGATAATGAGATTCTGCCCTTCGGTCGTTAC
This window harbors:
- a CDS encoding aldehyde dehydrogenase, which translates into the protein MSIKIAINGFGRIGRQITRLLTSDAGAGLELRAINSLEPIDQAAHLLRYDSNHGIFPQPVTTEGQNLIIGGHTIPFLNQPDPTRLPWSQLGIDLVIEASGSLTQGKAGLHRQSGATKVLITAAADNPDITLCFGVNHTLYQPDLHHIISGSSCTTNCLAPATKVLNDEFTILSSLATFLHSYTINQPLLDGGGHDLRRMRAAGLNIIPTTTSASEQMPKVIPELTGRFDALAIRVPTPEVHLAYLTAKVGRKVTKTEVVAAFTKAAKELFHGIIAVCDHPLVSIDFKDSQPSSVLDAGSIIVQDDIIQIMIWHDNESSYCKRMIDLVRYISSVTSGTTVAPASS